Within Mycobacterium heckeshornense, the genomic segment GTTGATGCCGAAGAAGTTCGTGGCCACCAGCACCGCGTGCATGGCGTGATTGGCAGCAAGTTCAGCCAGCGTGGGCATGACGGCCAGCGCGGAAGTGTAGGCGGCGGCCGCCGTCTGGTGCATCGTCGCAGCGACCGTGCTCTTCGCGGCGCTATCAACCAGCCAGGCCAGGTAAGGGCCGTGGGCGGCCACATACCGCTCCGCGCTGGGCCCCTGCCAGGCCCCCGTTTGAACCGCACCCAGCAAGGCACCGAGTTCCTCTGCCGCCGAAGCATATTCGGCGCTCAACGATGACCACGCGCCCGAGGCTGCCAGCAAGGCCTCGGGCCCTGGTCCGCTGCTCAGCAACGCCGAGTGCACTTCGGGCGGCAACGCCATCCACACCGGCGCCGTCATCGCCCGACCAGCTCTCGCACCGACACAACAACCCTCCCACGAATCTGGCGTCGCATACCGACAGTGGTCGCTTTGCGGCGCGGTTGAGTTCCGGTCAGGTCTGCCTTTGTGCGCACGCACACCTGTGCGCGAGGATGCAGTGATGCGGTGTGAAGTGGCGCGTGAAGCGCTGTCGGCGCGCCTGGACGGTGAGCCTCACGAGGTGTCGGCACAGCGTGTCGATGCCCACCTGGGATCGTGTCCGGGTTGCCGCGCCTGGCTGATCGGGGTCGCCATGCAGACACGCCGGCTGGCCGCGGTCGAGGCGGGCCACGGCCCGGACCTGGTCGAAAAGATCATGGCGACTGCGGGCATCGCTGCGACACCGTCACATCGCCGCTGGCTGCGCCGGCTCAGTTCGGGCTATCGGCGCTGGGCGCTGATCGCCGCGGGTCTATTTCAGGTTGCGGTCGCGTTGGCGCAAATCGCCGGCGTCGACTTCGGTCTGGTGTCCGCCCGCGAGCATGGTGCCGCGACCGGGATGCACCTGTTGCACGAGTCCACGGCCTGGTTGCTGGCGTTGGGACTGGCGATGATTGCCGCCGGCGTCTGGACCGCCGCGGCGGCCGGCGTTGCCGCGATTGCCACCGCGTTTACCGCGGCGCTGCTGACGTATGTCGCCATCGATGCCTACCACGGCGAAGTCACCGCGGCGCGTATCGCCAGCCATCTGCCGCTGCTGCTCGGCGTGTTGTTCGCCTGGCTGGTGGCGGGCGAACGTGCCGGGGAACAACCGCGACACACCGCCGACGACGGTCGAACCGTCGGCCCCATGCCTGCCGTCACCGTCCCGCGCGGTCGACGCCGCGGACATCTTTGGCCGATCAACCGCTCCGCCGCTTAGCCCGGTTCTACGACAATCCGTCGTAGAACCACGCGGTTCGGTTTAAGGTGAATGGTCATGACCGCGCGTAGCGACGACGAGGCCGTCACCGCACTCGCTTTGGCGGCCGGCCGTGGAAACCGCCGGGCGCTCGAAGCGCTCATCAAAGCCACCCAGCACGACGTGTGGCGGTTTGTCGCCTACCTCTCCGACGCCAACAGCGCCGACGATCTCACCCAGGAAACCTTTCTGCGGGCGATCAGCGCGATCCGTCGGTTCTCCGGACGCTCCAGCGCCCGCACCTGGCTCCTGTCGATCGCGCGTCGCGTGGTCGCCGATCACGTCCGCCATGCGCGCTCGCGACCCCGCCGCGGACATCACACCGACCCCGAACACCTGCTTCACCGCGACCGCCCTGCCCGGGGATTCGAAGACGTGGTGGAGGTGACGACGATGATCGCCGACCTCTCCGCCGACCAACGGGAGGCGCTGCTGCTCACCCAGCTGCTGGGATTGTCCTACGCGGACGCCGCAGTGGTGTGCGGCTGCCCGGTCGGCACCATCCGCTCCCGCGTCGCCCGCGCCCGCGACGCCCTGCTGGCCGGCCTGGAAGTCGACGACCTGACCGGGTAAGGAAAAGACCCGTTCGGGAGCTTTGGCGTCGGCTCGCCGGTCAGTAGCGGTAGTGGTCGGGCTTGTACGGACCGTCGACGTCGACGCCGATGTACTCGGCCTGCTCCTTGGTCAGCTTGGTCAGACGCCCGCCGAGCGCCTCGACATGGATGCGGGCCACCTTCTCGTCGAGGTGCTTGGGCAGCCGATAGACCTCGTTGTCGTATTCGTCGTGCTTGGTCCACAACTCGATCTGGGCGATCACCTGGTTGGAGAAGCTGTTGCTCATCACAAACGACGGGTGACCGGTGGCGTTGCCGAGGTTGAGCAGTCGACCTTCGGAGAGCACGATGATCGAGCGGCCGGTGTCCGGGAACGTCCACAGGTCGACCTGCGGCTTGATGTTGGTCTTCCTGGCCCCGGAACGCTCCAGCGCGGCCATCTGGATTTCGTTGTCGAAGTGGCCGATATTGCCCAGGATCGCCTTGTCCTTCATCGCCCGCATGTGCTCGAGCGTGATGATGTCCTTGTTACCGGTCGCCGTGACGACGATGTCGGCCTCGCCGATGACGTCCTCGACGGTCTTGACGTCGAAACCCTCCATCAGCGCCTGCAGCGCGTTGATCGGGTCGATCTCGGTGACGGTGACCCGCGCCCCCCTGGCCCTTCATCGACTCCGCGCAGCCCTTGCCGACGTCGCCGTAGCCGCAGATCAGCACGTTCTTGCCGCCGATCAGCACGTCGGTGCCGCGGTTGATGCCGTCGATCAGCGAGTGCCGGCAGCCGTATTTGTTGTCGAACTTGGACTTGGTTACCGAGTCGTTGACGTTGATCGCCGGAAACGCCAGATCGCCCGCCGCGGCGTATTGGTAGAGCCGCAGCACGCCGGTGGTGGTCTCCTCGGTGACACCTTTCACCGACTCGGCGATCTTCGTCCACTTGGTCTTGTCGGTCTCGAAACGACGCCGCAGCAGGTTCAAGAACACCTTGTGCTCGGTCGAGTCGTCCTCCTCGGCGGGCGGCACGACCCCGGCCTTCTCGTACTGCATGCCGCGCAGCACCAGCATGGTGGCGTCCCCGCCGTCGTCGAGGATCATGTTCGCGGGCTCGCCGGGCCAGGTCAGCGCCTGCTCACAGGCCCACCAGTACTCCTCCAGCGTCTCGCCCTTCCACGCGAACACCGACACGCCCTTGGGCTCCTCGGGGGGTGCCGTGCGGGCCGACGACGACTGCGGCCGCGGCGTGGTCCTGGGTGGAGAAGATGTTGCACGACGCCCACCGGACGTCGGCGCCGAGCGCGGTCAACGTCTCGATCAGGACCGCGGTTTGCACCGTCATGTGCAGCGATCCCGAGATGCGGGCACCCTTGAGCGGCTTGACGTCCGCGTACTCGCGCCGCAGCGACATCAATCCGGGCATCTCATGCTCGGCGAGCTCGATCTCCTTGCGGCCGAAGTCGGCCAACGACAGGTCGGCGACCTTGTACTCGATGCCGTTGCGAACGTCGGTGCTCAGCGCGTTTTCCGTGGTCGTCATGGTGTGCACCCAATCCTCGTCGAGTCAACTACTTAGCTTGCTTATACATTAGTCGCGATCCGGCGAGCCCGTGACGCCGGGTCATGGCGCTTCGATCATCCCGTAGCGCTCAGCGGCGGGGGTAAACAGCCGGGCCAAATCTGCGGCGACGTCGTGGTCGGCTTCCGGCGGCATCGACACATAACTCATTGCCAGCCGCACGATGGCGCGCGCCAGAATGCCAGCATCCTGCTCGCCGGCTTGCACCCAACTATGCATGAACGACGATGTCAGGCGCTGCGAGCAGTGGGTGATGATGGGCCCGCTGTCGGTGGTGATGAGCTGCAACAAATCCGGTTTGGCCACCCCGGTCAGCAAGGAGATCACCAGCGGATCGGATGCGGACTGGGCGAAAAACGCCCGAAACCCTTGCAGCAGCGCGGCATAGATGTCACCGACGTTGTCATGGATCGCCGATTCCACTAGGTCGACCAATCGATCCGCGAACCGCAGTGCATAACCCTGAGCCAGACCCTGCCGCGACCCGAACTCGTTGTAGATGGTCTGCCGGCTGATGCCGGCGGCGCGCGCCACGTCGGCAACGGTGATATCCGACCAGTCGCGGGCCAGCAACAGCTCCCGCATCGCGTCAAGCACCGAATCACGCAACAGCGCCCGCGACGCCTCGGCGTAGGGGACCCGTTTCACATCCGCGACACTAGCCCCTATTACGGCGCCGCTCCTGCTCGTCACGTCGGTCTGCATCGTCGCCAACCCGGCCGTAAGCGCCGCTCCTGCTCGTCACGTCGGTCTGCATCGTCGCCGGCGGGTCAGAAACGCGCGATTTCCACCATCTCGAAGTCGGATTTGGCCGCGCCGCAGTCTGGGCAGCTCCAGTCCTCGGCAATGTCGTCCCAGCGGGTGCCGGGCACGATACCGTCCTCCGGCCAGCCCAGCGCCTCGTCGTATTCGAAGCCACACTGCAGGCAGCGAAACAACTTGTAGTCACCCATGATTGGCTCCCATCGGTTCGAAGTCGATCTTTTCCCGCACTCCGCAGTCTGGGCAGCACCAGTCGTCGGGAACCTCATTCCACGGTGTGCCGGCCGGAAAGCCTTCGCGCACAGCCCCTTTGGCTTCGTCATAGACGTAGTCGCACACCGGGCAGCGGTAGGCGGCCATCATGCCGGCGCCCCGTATCGGGCCAGCAGCCTCTGGCGGCGGCGCGGGTGCACGTTGACGCGGCTGAGGTCGCCGCCGTAGTGGGCCAGCACCCGCTGGTCCATGACCTTGCGCCACAGCGGCGGGACATAGGTCAGCGCGATCATCGATGCGTAACCACTGGGCAGGCTCGGGGCGTCGGCGAAGCTGCGCAGCGTCTGGTAGCGCCGCGTCGGGTTGGCGTGATGGTCGCTGTGCCGCTGCAGGTGATAGAGGAACAGGTTTGTCACGAGGTGATCGGAGTTCCAGCTGTGCTTCGGGGTGCAGCGCTCGTAGCGGCCGTTGGCCGTCTTCTGCCGCAACAGTCCGTAGTGCTCGAGGTAGTTCACCGCTTCCAGGAGGGAAAAGCCGTACACCGCCTGGATGATCACGAACGGGATTAGGGCGGAACCGAACACTGCGATCAGCACCCCCCACAGCACGACCGACATCGCCCAGGCGTTAAGTACATCGTTGGACGGATGCCATGGGCTTTTGTTCAGCCGGCGCAGCCGCTGCGTCTCCAGCCGCCACGCCGAGCGGAGGCTCCCGAAAACGCTGCGCGGCAAGAACTCCCAGAACGTCTCGCCGAACCGGGAGGACGCCGGGTCTTCCGGCGTGGCCACTCGGACGTGGTGGCCGCGGTTGTGCTCGATGTAGAAGTGGCCGTAGCAGGACTGGGCCAGCGTGATTTTGGACAGCCACCGCTCCAGCGACTCCTTCTTGTGACCCAGCTCGTGCGCGGTGTTGATCCCGACACCAGCCAGCGTGCCCACCGACAAAGCCAGCCCGATTTTCGCCGGCCAGCCCAGCGACCCCTCGAAGCCGAGCCAAGTCACGTTGGATGCCGTGAATAGGTAGGCACCCAGGACGACGCTGGCGTATTGGAACGGGATGTACAGGTAAATGCAGTAGCGGTAGTAGCGGTCGTTCTCCAACCGCTCCATGACCTCGTCAGGTGGGTTCTGCCCGTCGGGCCCGACGCGCAGGTCCAGGGCAGGCAGCACGATGTAGAGCAGGATCGGGCCGACCCAAAACAGCGCCTGGGCGGCACCGTGCCACCCCGCCTGATTCATCGCCCAGACGATCGGCAGGATCACCAGCAACATGGTCGGGGCAACGAGTCCGAGCAGCCACAGGTAGCGCTTCTTGTCGTGCCACATCACCGCGTCGGCGGCGACGAGCTTGGCACCGTCACCGGCCATGTCGTCCAACCTCCCACTGAGCCACACCACGTGCGGTTGACAATACATGGATCTGTGTCTGTTGTCTAGACACAAATAGCTAATTTGTAAACCACTAGGGCAGCACCGGCGCCGGCTCGGGCTCGGGGCTGGCCTCGCCCCTCGGCGGCCGATTAGCCAGCACCGAGTGCCGTCGGCCATAGCCGGCGTAGATCGCGACGCCGACGACCATCCAGACCCCGAACCGGATCCAGGTCAGGCCGGTGAGGTTGAGCATCAGCCACAGGCATGCGCACACCGACATGATCGGC encodes:
- a CDS encoding DUF2275 domain-containing protein; translated protein: MRCEVAREALSARLDGEPHEVSAQRVDAHLGSCPGCRAWLIGVAMQTRRLAAVEAGHGPDLVEKIMATAGIAATPSHRRWLRRLSSGYRRWALIAAGLFQVAVALAQIAGVDFGLVSAREHGAATGMHLLHESTAWLLALGLAMIAAGVWTAAAAGVAAIATAFTAALLTYVAIDAYHGEVTAARIASHLPLLLGVLFAWLVAGERAGEQPRHTADDGRTVGPMPAVTVPRGRRRGHLWPINRSAA
- the sigC gene encoding RNA polymerase sigma factor SigC, whose protein sequence is MTARSDDEAVTALALAAGRGNRRALEALIKATQHDVWRFVAYLSDANSADDLTQETFLRAISAIRRFSGRSSARTWLLSIARRVVADHVRHARSRPRRGHHTDPEHLLHRDRPARGFEDVVEVTTMIADLSADQREALLLTQLLGLSYADAAVVCGCPVGTIRSRVARARDALLAGLEVDDLTG
- a CDS encoding TetR/AcrR family transcriptional regulator codes for the protein MQTDVTSRSGAVIGASVADVKRVPYAEASRALLRDSVLDAMRELLLARDWSDITVADVARAAGISRQTIYNEFGSRQGLAQGYALRFADRLVDLVESAIHDNVGDIYAALLQGFRAFFAQSASDPLVISLLTGVAKPDLLQLITTDSGPIITHCSQRLTSSFMHSWVQAGEQDAGILARAIVRLAMSYVSMPPEADHDVAADLARLFTPAAERYGMIEAP
- a CDS encoding rubredoxin → MGDYKLFRCLQCGFEYDEALGWPEDGIVPGTRWDDIAEDWSCPDCGAAKSDFEMVEIARF
- a CDS encoding rubredoxin, with amino-acid sequence MAAYRCPVCDYVYDEAKGAVREGFPAGTPWNEVPDDWCCPDCGVREKIDFEPMGANHG
- a CDS encoding alkane 1-monooxygenase; this encodes MAGDGAKLVAADAVMWHDKKRYLWLLGLVAPTMLLVILPIVWAMNQAGWHGAAQALFWVGPILLYIVLPALDLRVGPDGQNPPDEVMERLENDRYYRYCIYLYIPFQYASVVLGAYLFTASNVTWLGFEGSLGWPAKIGLALSVGTLAGVGINTAHELGHKKESLERWLSKITLAQSCYGHFYIEHNRGHHVRVATPEDPASSRFGETFWEFLPRSVFGSLRSAWRLETQRLRRLNKSPWHPSNDVLNAWAMSVVLWGVLIAVFGSALIPFVIIQAVYGFSLLEAVNYLEHYGLLRQKTANGRYERCTPKHSWNSDHLVTNLFLYHLQRHSDHHANPTRRYQTLRSFADAPSLPSGYASMIALTYVPPLWRKVMDQRVLAHYGGDLSRVNVHPRRRQRLLARYGAPA